One segment of Candidatus Paceibacterota bacterium DNA contains the following:
- the rplE gene encoding 50S ribosomal protein L5: MPTVKEKQNKMFDTLKGEFKYKNKMQAPKVVKVVLSSATGSIKDPKKKELIADRLTKISGQKVSPRAAKKSVASFKIRQGDQIGYQVTLRGPRMFDFLEKLVNVSLPRTRDFRGVKLSALDDLGNFTLGIKEHTIFPETSDEELKDVFGLAVTIVTTSKDKKQTEKFLESLGFVFRKTEANQTK, from the coding sequence ATGCCAACCGTAAAAGAAAAACAGAATAAAATGTTCGACACCCTGAAAGGGGAATTTAAATATAAGAACAAGATGCAGGCGCCGAAGGTGGTGAAGGTTGTTCTTTCTTCCGCTACCGGTTCCATTAAGGATCCAAAGAAAAAAGAATTGATTGCCGACCGTCTGACTAAAATTTCCGGCCAGAAGGTTTCGCCTCGAGCGGCCAAAAAATCGGTAGCTTCGTTCAAGATTCGACAAGGCGATCAGATTGGTTACCAAGTAACTTTGCGCGGTCCGCGAATGTTCGACTTCTTGGAGAAATTAGTGAATGTTTCCTTGCCGCGAACTCGTGACTTCCGTGGAGTGAAACTTTCGGCTCTGGACGATTTGGGAAATTTTACTCTCGGTATCAAAGAGCACACTATTTTTCCGGAAACTTCTGATGAGGAATTGAAAGATGTTTTTGGTTTGGCAGTGACGATCGTTACCACTTCAAAAGATAAGAAACAGACCGAAAAATTCTTGGAAAGTCTCGGATTTGTCTTCCGTAAGACGGAAGCCAATCAAACTAAATAA
- the rpsQ gene encoding 30S ribosomal protein S17, which produces MRRRILSGVIMSDKMKDTVVVRVERYVKHPKYGKYIKHAKRYKAHDPGNAHKMGEKVRIEECRPISKDKHFKVIA; this is translated from the coding sequence ATCCGTCGCCGCATTCTTTCCGGTGTTATCATGTCTGACAAAATGAAAGACACTGTCGTTGTGCGAGTGGAAAGATATGTCAAACATCCGAAATACGGTAAATACATCAAGCACGCCAAACGATACAAAGCTCACGATCCGGGCAATGCTCACAAGATGGGAGAGAAAGTCCGAATTGAAGAGTGTCGTCCGATTTCCAAAGATAAACACTTTAAAGTAATTGCTTAA
- the rplC gene encoding 50S ribosomal protein L3 encodes MKFLLGTKQKMTEVFDENGTVYPVTVIKTAPLTVTQVKTKEKDGYEAVQVGFGEKKEKRMRKAEKGHLKDLGNLRHLKEFRTAVGDLNRGSKIEPAVFVAGDKVTVSATSKGKGFQGVVKRHGFHGGPRSHGQKHSEREPGSIGTAGYQRVFKNRRMAGRMGGERVTVKNLEVIKVDPENNELLIKGAIPGVRGTLVEIVAK; translated from the coding sequence ATGAAATTTTTACTTGGAACAAAACAGAAAATGACGGAAGTTTTTGATGAAAACGGCACGGTTTATCCCGTAACGGTCATTAAAACTGCTCCGCTAACTGTTACTCAAGTAAAAACCAAAGAGAAAGATGGCTACGAAGCCGTTCAAGTCGGTTTTGGCGAGAAAAAAGAAAAGAGAATGCGAAAAGCCGAAAAAGGTCATTTAAAAGATTTAGGCAACCTTCGACATTTAAAAGAATTCCGAACGGCTGTCGGAGACTTAAATCGCGGTTCCAAAATCGAGCCGGCAGTTTTTGTCGCTGGTGATAAAGTAACCGTTTCTGCCACCTCTAAAGGCAAAGGCTTTCAGGGAGTAGTAAAGCGTCACGGCTTTCACGGCGGTCCGCGCAGTCACGGCCAGAAACATTCAGAACGAGAACCGGGTTCAATCGGCACGGCCGGTTATCAGCGAGTCTTCAAGAATCGGCGCATGGCCGGTCGCATGGGTGGCGAGAGAGTAACGGTAAAAAATCTGGAAGTAATTAAAGTTGATCCGGAAAATAATGAATTGTTAATCAAGGGAGCTATTCCCGGCGTTCGCGGAACTCTGGTAGAAATTGTTGCCAAATAA
- the tuf gene encoding elongation factor Tu: MADFDRSKPHVNVGTIGHVDHGKTTTTAAILHVLGNLGKDKGYSARVEGVDGIDNAPEEKARGITIALHHSEYETPNRHYAHIDAPGHADYIKNMITGAAQMDGAILVVAATDGAMPQTREHVLLAKQVGVPKIIVYLNKCDMVPDKDLIDLVEAEIRELLTKNDFDGDNAPVIRGSSTKALEAKSFDDEGAKPIIDLVNALDTYIPTPVRETDKPFLMPVEDIFSIEGRGTVVTGRIERGKVKVGEEVEIVGLKPTTKTTITGIEMFNKSLSEGMAGDNAGILLRGTKKEDVHRGQVLAKTGSVTPHTDFESEVYILKKEEGGRHTPFFTGYKPQFYIRTTDVTGEVTLNEGVEMVMPGDTVTFKVKLVAPVALEEQQRFAIREGGKTVGAGVVTKITA; the protein is encoded by the coding sequence ATGGCAGATTTTGATCGTTCAAAGCCACACGTCAACGTTGGAACCATCGGTCACGTTGACCACGGCAAAACCACCACTACCGCCGCCATCCTTCATGTTCTGGGAAATCTCGGAAAGGACAAAGGATATTCGGCTCGAGTGGAAGGAGTAGATGGTATTGACAATGCTCCGGAAGAAAAGGCTCGAGGTATTACTATTGCTCTTCACCACTCCGAATATGAGACACCGAATCGTCACTACGCTCACATTGACGCTCCGGGTCACGCCGACTACATCAAGAACATGATTACCGGTGCCGCTCAAATGGACGGCGCTATTCTAGTAGTAGCCGCTACTGACGGCGCTATGCCCCAGACTCGCGAGCACGTTCTTCTGGCCAAGCAAGTTGGAGTGCCAAAAATCATCGTTTACTTAAACAAGTGTGACATGGTGCCCGACAAAGACTTGATTGACCTGGTTGAGGCTGAAATTCGCGAACTTCTAACCAAGAATGATTTTGACGGAGACAATGCTCCGGTCATTCGAGGCTCATCCACTAAAGCTCTGGAAGCCAAGAGTTTTGATGATGAGGGAGCTAAGCCAATTATTGATTTGGTTAACGCTCTAGATACTTACATCCCAACTCCAGTTCGAGAAACCGATAAGCCGTTCCTGATGCCGGTAGAAGACATCTTCTCAATTGAAGGACGAGGTACGGTAGTAACCGGAAGAATTGAACGAGGAAAGGTAAAAGTTGGTGAGGAAGTTGAAATTGTCGGTTTGAAACCTACAACTAAGACCACTATCACCGGTATCGAAATGTTCAACAAGTCTCTTTCAGAAGGTATGGCCGGAGACAACGCCGGAATTCTGCTTCGAGGTACTAAGAAAGAAGATGTACATCGAGGACAGGTTTTGGCCAAAACTGGATCTGTGACGCCTCACACTGACTTTGAATCGGAAGTTTACATTCTGAAAAAGGAAGAAGGTGGACGACACACCCCATTCTTCACTGGTTATAAACCTCAATTCTACATTCGAACTACTGACGTAACCGGAGAAGTAACTCTAAACGAAGGCGTAGAAATGGTTATGCCGGGAGACACCGTTACTTTCAAAGTCAAACTCGTTGCCCCCGTAGCTCTTGAGGAACAACAGCGCTTTGCTATTCGCGAAGGAGGCAAGACTGTCGGCGCCGGTGTAGTTACTAAGATTACTGCTTAA
- the rpsH gene encoding 30S ribosomal protein S8 → MRDLIADLIIKIKNANMAGHETVTLPYSKIGSAVLEVLEKEGYVQGLNKKGKKITKSIEVGLVYEDGKKPRITGVERVSKFSKRVYQKAKEIRSVRSNFGMLVLTTPKGILTDKEARKEKVGGEALFKIW, encoded by the coding sequence ATGCGCGACCTAATTGCTGATCTCATCATTAAAATCAAGAATGCCAACATGGCCGGCCATGAAACGGTTACTTTACCTTATTCAAAAATAGGCAGTGCCGTTTTAGAAGTCTTGGAAAAAGAAGGATATGTTCAAGGTCTAAACAAAAAAGGCAAGAAAATTACGAAATCAATTGAAGTCGGCTTAGTTTATGAAGACGGGAAAAAACCTAGAATTACCGGAGTCGAGAGAGTTTCAAAATTTTCCAAAAGAGTTTATCAAAAAGCTAAGGAAATCCGATCGGTTCGATCAAACTTTGGCATGCTCGTTCTGACTACTCCCAAAGGTATTTTGACTGATAAAGAAGCTAGGAAGGAAAAAGTGGGAGGAGAAGCCTTGTTTAAAATTTGGTAA
- a CDS encoding VOC family protein, with protein sequence MKILAVDYIYHDVSDLSKALVFYKDVLGLKSTFEGDKFAEFDLSNVTLTIGNFAEEKPKEKKEGPSVGLAVDDVGEAIKYLKSKGVKVLQDFIDTPVCHMAMITDPDGNQITIHKRKDGTVG encoded by the coding sequence ATGAAAATTCTAGCTGTTGATTATATTTATCATGACGTCAGCGATCTTTCTAAAGCATTAGTCTTTTATAAAGATGTGCTGGGACTAAAATCTACTTTTGAAGGAGATAAATTCGCCGAATTTGATTTGAGTAATGTCACTTTAACTATCGGCAATTTTGCCGAAGAAAAACCAAAAGAGAAAAAGGAAGGACCATCAGTGGGCCTCGCCGTAGACGATGTTGGCGAAGCGATTAAATATTTGAAATCAAAAGGCGTGAAGGTTCTTCAAGATTTTATCGATACTCCAGTGTGCCACATGGCCATGATTACCGATCCTGACGGAAACCAGATAACTATTCATAAGAGAAAAGATGGGACTGTCGGTTAA
- the rplX gene encoding 50S ribosomal protein L24 yields the protein MKIKKGDNIIVITGKDKGTTGKVAKAFPARNLVLISGVNIKKRHQKSKRADQKGQVVEVSSPIHVSNVMVVDDNGKRGRVGKKLVGESYVRVHKKSGKTIQ from the coding sequence ATGAAGATCAAAAAGGGAGACAATATCATAGTAATTACCGGCAAAGACAAAGGCACCACAGGCAAGGTGGCCAAGGCCTTTCCTGCTAGAAATTTAGTCCTGATTTCCGGAGTGAATATTAAAAAACGACACCAGAAATCCAAGCGGGCTGATCAGAAAGGTCAGGTTGTGGAAGTATCTTCACCCATTCATGTCTCCAATGTGATGGTAGTGGACGATAATGGTAAGCGTGGCCGAGTAGGTAAAAAATTGGTCGGGGAAAGTTATGTTAGAGTTCATAAGAAGTCGGGAAAAACAATTCAATAA
- the rplP gene encoding 50S ribosomal protein L16, producing the protein MLYPKKVKHRKWQTTRRNAKKDRVETRGIEVSFGSYGLKAVSPARIKSNQIESARKVLARSVSKVGKIWVRVFPDRPFTAKPAEVGMGKGKGDLQGYEFQVFPGRVLFEIDGVEEAVAREALRKAGTKLPVKTRIVSRV; encoded by the coding sequence ATGCTATATCCTAAAAAAGTAAAACATCGAAAATGGCAGACTACTCGTCGGAATGCAAAAAAGGATCGCGTGGAGACGCGAGGCATTGAAGTGTCTTTTGGTTCTTACGGTCTAAAAGCCGTGAGTCCCGCTCGTATCAAATCAAATCAGATTGAATCGGCTCGAAAGGTTCTGGCTCGCTCTGTCAGCAAAGTTGGTAAAATCTGGGTTCGAGTTTTCCCGGACCGACCTTTTACGGCCAAACCGGCTGAAGTCGGCATGGGGAAGGGAAAAGGCGATCTCCAGGGCTATGAATTTCAGGTTTTCCCTGGACGGGTTTTGTTTGAAATTGATGGAGTGGAAGAGGCTGTAGCTCGAGAGGCTCTGCGAAAGGCAGGAACAAAGCTTCCCGTAAAGACCCGAATTGTTTCCAGAGTATAA
- the rplN gene encoding 50S ribosomal protein L14 produces the protein MIQPRSIVNIVDNSGAKIGRIFKVLGSSKKRYAEIGEEVVLSVQKAEPRKQVKKKDVLQAVVVRQKKAYRRKDGSYVRFDENAVVILEKGKKEPIAGRVFGPIPREIAEFGYQTIASRAPEIV, from the coding sequence ATGATTCAGCCACGTTCCATCGTAAATATTGTAGATAATTCCGGCGCCAAGATCGGTCGCATTTTCAAAGTACTTGGCTCTTCCAAGAAGCGATATGCTGAAATCGGCGAGGAAGTAGTTTTGTCTGTTCAGAAGGCCGAACCTCGAAAGCAGGTCAAAAAGAAGGACGTTCTTCAGGCCGTGGTGGTTCGTCAGAAGAAAGCCTATCGGCGCAAGGATGGTTCATATGTTCGCTTTGATGAGAACGCCGTTGTGATTTTGGAGAAAGGCAAGAAAGAGCCGATCGCTGGCCGTGTTTTCGGACCAATTCCTCGGGAAATTGCTGAATTCGGTTATCAGACTATTGCTTCACGGGCTCCGGAAATCGTTTAA
- the rpsS gene encoding 30S ribosomal protein S19, producing MTRSLKKGPFVDAKLLKKIEGKKPTQTGVIKTWARRSDISPEMIGFTFGVHNGKQHLEVFVTEEMVGHKLGEFSPTKKFLRHGGKMQKEQEAAAREAEINAAKSARAAADATANKAPAK from the coding sequence ATGACACGATCACTTAAAAAAGGTCCCTTTGTGGACGCCAAATTATTGAAGAAAATTGAGGGAAAGAAGCCGACCCAGACCGGTGTGATTAAGACTTGGGCTCGTCGAAGCGACATCAGTCCGGAAATGATCGGCTTTACCTTCGGGGTGCACAATGGCAAGCAGCATCTCGAAGTTTTCGTTACGGAAGAGATGGTCGGCCACAAATTAGGGGAGTTTTCACCGACTAAGAAGTTCCTGCGACACGGAGGAAAGATGCAGAAAGAACAGGAAGCGGCTGCTCGCGAAGCGGAAATTAACGCCGCCAAATCGGCCCGCGCCGCCGCCGACGCCACTGCCAATAAAGCTCCCGCCAAATAA
- a CDS encoding type Z 30S ribosomal protein S14 — MAKTSVKARAARPPKFKSRVVRRCFRCGRKNGYMRDFALCRICFREAANEGKIPGIKKSSW; from the coding sequence ATGGCAAAGACTTCCGTAAAAGCTAGAGCGGCTCGTCCGCCAAAATTCAAAAGTCGAGTAGTCCGACGCTGCTTTCGCTGTGGCCGAAAAAATGGCTACATGCGAGATTTCGCTCTCTGTCGTATTTGTTTCCGTGAAGCCGCCAACGAAGGCAAGATTCCGGGGATTAAGAAGTCTTCTTGGTAA
- the fusA gene encoding elongation factor G: MNRDYPLERVRNFGIIAHIDAGKTTTSERILYYTGESHKIGEVHEGNTTTDWMEQERERGITITAAAITCFWNPTYMGKDTSNKMRFNIIDTPGHIDFTAEVKRSLRVLDGAVVVFDGVAGVEPQSETNWRYADDGNVPRICFINKLDRLGGSFERSFQSILDRLTKNAVRMQIPIGVEDKFEAVIDLLKMKAYYFEGNMGNEIIEKEIPAEYLEEAKKYRHDLIEKIVEQDDALMSAYLEGKEPAIEDLKKTLRKATLEVKLVPVFTGSALKNKGVQLILDAVVDYLPSPLDIPPITGIDPKTNEPIIRHASDEEPFAALAFKLQSDPFVGQLTFFRVYSGTIEAGSYIYNSTTGDKERLGRIVRLQADKREEVKKVFAGEIAAAVGLKSAKTSHTFCDEKNPIILDPIKFVEPVVSLRIEPKTKADQEKMGMAMKKLSDEDPTFKVSSNTETGETIISGMGELHLEIMIDRMKREFGVEANVGQPQVAYRETITGTAEEEHKYIKQSGGKGQYGHVKIVIKPMEPLDPEKKIPKNVSRYDDFEFINNIKGGVIPNEFIPAVEKGVREAMTRGIVAGFPMVNVSCDLIYGSYHDVDSSEIAYKIAASQAFQAAAKKARPVILEPIMKLEVVVPEKFMGDITGNLNSKRAQIEGMEDRSMLRVIKAKVPLSEMFGYVTSLRSMTEGRGSANMEFDHYEIVPPQVEKSIVEARK, from the coding sequence ATGAATCGAGATTATCCTTTAGAAAGAGTCCGAAATTTCGGAATTATTGCCCACATTGATGCCGGAAAGACTACCACTTCCGAGCGTATTCTTTATTACACCGGAGAATCACACAAAATTGGAGAAGTTCATGAAGGAAACACAACCACGGACTGGATGGAGCAAGAGCGAGAGCGTGGTATCACCATTACGGCCGCCGCCATTACTTGTTTTTGGAATCCAACCTATATGGGAAAGGATACCTCCAACAAGATGCGTTTTAATATTATCGATACCCCAGGACACATTGACTTCACCGCCGAAGTAAAGCGATCACTTCGAGTGCTCGACGGAGCCGTGGTAGTTTTTGATGGAGTAGCTGGAGTAGAGCCACAATCAGAGACAAACTGGCGATATGCCGACGACGGAAACGTGCCTCGAATCTGTTTTATTAATAAACTTGATCGTCTAGGTGGCAGTTTTGAACGATCTTTCCAATCAATTTTGGATCGTTTGACTAAGAATGCAGTGAGAATGCAGATTCCAATCGGAGTGGAAGATAAATTTGAAGCAGTTATTGATCTTCTGAAAATGAAAGCCTACTACTTTGAAGGCAATATGGGTAATGAAATTATAGAGAAGGAAATCCCGGCCGAATATTTAGAAGAGGCCAAAAAATATCGACACGACTTAATTGAGAAAATCGTTGAACAGGATGACGCCCTAATGAGCGCATATCTCGAAGGAAAAGAACCAGCCATTGAGGATCTGAAGAAGACTCTGCGCAAGGCCACTCTTGAAGTAAAACTAGTGCCCGTTTTTACAGGATCAGCTTTGAAAAATAAAGGAGTTCAGTTGATTCTTGATGCCGTGGTTGATTATCTACCTTCACCTTTAGATATTCCACCGATTACTGGAATTGATCCAAAGACAAATGAGCCAATTATTCGACATGCTTCCGACGAAGAACCATTTGCTGCTCTGGCCTTCAAACTCCAATCCGATCCGTTCGTCGGACAGCTGACTTTCTTCCGAGTTTATTCTGGAACGATTGAAGCCGGCTCTTATATTTACAATTCAACGACTGGAGACAAGGAGCGATTGGGCCGAATTGTCCGACTCCAAGCCGATAAACGGGAAGAAGTGAAGAAGGTATTTGCCGGTGAGATTGCGGCAGCTGTCGGATTAAAGAGTGCCAAGACCTCCCATACTTTCTGTGATGAAAAAAATCCGATCATTCTGGACCCAATTAAATTCGTTGAACCGGTTGTGTCGTTAAGAATAGAACCCAAAACTAAAGCAGATCAAGAAAAAATGGGCATGGCTATGAAAAAACTTTCCGATGAAGACCCCACCTTCAAAGTCAGCTCAAACACTGAAACTGGCGAAACCATTATTTCAGGAATGGGCGAGCTTCACCTGGAAATCATGATTGATCGAATGAAGCGGGAATTTGGAGTGGAAGCTAACGTTGGTCAGCCACAAGTAGCATATCGAGAAACCATTACTGGCACGGCCGAAGAAGAACATAAATATATCAAGCAATCAGGAGGAAAAGGTCAGTACGGGCACGTTAAGATTGTCATTAAACCGATGGAGCCGCTTGATCCAGAGAAAAAAATTCCTAAAAACGTTAGTCGTTATGACGATTTTGAATTCATCAATAATATCAAAGGAGGGGTCATTCCGAATGAATTTATTCCGGCCGTCGAAAAAGGAGTGCGTGAAGCTATGACTCGAGGCATTGTAGCTGGCTTTCCAATGGTGAATGTTTCCTGTGATTTAATTTACGGCTCATATCATGATGTAGACTCATCAGAAATCGCTTACAAGATTGCTGCTTCTCAAGCTTTTCAGGCAGCCGCTAAAAAAGCCCGACCTGTGATTTTGGAACCAATTATGAAATTAGAAGTAGTGGTACCGGAAAAATTCATGGGCGATATCACTGGAAATCTCAACTCTAAACGTGCTCAGATTGAAGGCATGGAAGATAGATCAATGCTTCGAGTAATCAAGGCCAAGGTGCCTCTTTCGGAAATGTTCGGATATGTCACATCTTTGCGTTCAATGACGGAAGGCCGTGGTTCAGCCAACATGGAATTTGATCATTACGAAATCGTGCCACCGCAAGTGGAAAAAAGTATAGTCGAAGCTCGTAAATAA
- the rplW gene encoding 50S ribosomal protein L23: protein MSLNLKNQNAIIRPRVTEKGSLVNSANVYTFEVTTEATKKDIAREVNQVYKVKPIKVNITKNPGKQVMHKGMVGRTRGVKKAYVYLKEGDKIEF from the coding sequence ATGAGTTTGAATTTAAAAAACCAAAACGCTATCATTCGCCCTCGGGTTACCGAGAAAGGTAGTTTGGTTAATTCGGCTAATGTCTATACTTTTGAAGTAACCACCGAGGCTACCAAGAAAGATATTGCCCGTGAAGTAAATCAAGTTTACAAAGTGAAGCCGATCAAGGTGAACATCACCAAAAATCCCGGCAAACAGGTAATGCATAAAGGCATGGTCGGTCGAACTCGAGGGGTGAAGAAAGCTTATGTTTATTTAAAAGAAGGAGATAAGATCGAGTTCTAG
- the rpsC gene encoding 30S ribosomal protein S3 — protein MSHTVHPYSHRLGIIRDWKSRWFGINKQYRDYLRCDILLREWLEKKMRGLFVSSIEMERNQKNLRVIIKSSRPGMIIGRSGEGATKLRNDILKQMRKLGIEPKNEELKIDIEEIRSPESNASIIAQMIAEGLEKRLPFRRVMKQMVDKAMANRDVQGVKILLSGRLGGADMSRKEELKKGRIPLQTFRADIDFVRYEANLPYGNIGIKVWIYKGEIFEKDRK, from the coding sequence ATGTCACATACCGTTCACCCATATTCCCATAGATTAGGCATCATTCGAGACTGGAAGTCTCGCTGGTTCGGTATTAACAAACAGTATCGAGACTATCTTCGCTGCGACATTTTACTCCGTGAATGGCTGGAGAAAAAAATGCGCGGTCTTTTTGTCAGCTCAATCGAAATGGAGCGCAATCAGAAAAATTTGCGAGTCATTATTAAAAGTTCCCGACCAGGTATGATCATCGGCCGCAGCGGTGAAGGTGCCACTAAACTCCGAAATGATATTTTGAAGCAGATGCGAAAGCTTGGTATCGAACCAAAAAATGAAGAATTAAAAATTGATATTGAGGAAATTCGCTCACCGGAATCCAATGCTTCCATTATTGCCCAGATGATTGCCGAGGGGCTCGAGAAGCGCCTGCCTTTTCGACGAGTAATGAAGCAGATGGTTGATAAAGCCATGGCTAATCGTGATGTTCAGGGAGTTAAGATTCTCCTTTCGGGTCGTCTCGGCGGCGCCGATATGTCTCGAAAAGAGGAACTTAAAAAGGGTCGCATTCCACTTCAGACTTTCAGAGCCGACATTGATTTCGTTCGATACGAAGCCAATCTGCCTTACGGCAATATTGGTATTAAAGTCTGGATTTATAAAGGCGAGATTTTTGAGAAAGACAGAAAATAA
- the rplB gene encoding 50S ribosomal protein L2, with translation MKSYKPTSPSRRQMSHVSYRGVFNATEPEKSLTKGFKRSVGRNNQGRITTRHKGAGHKRLFREIDFRFDKKDIPAKISTIEYDPNRSGFISLLIYADGEKRYTLLPKSLKVGDSILVSEKAELKSGNRLPLRNIPVGTFIYNVEVKPGSGGVLSRAAGNYAEVVAQDEGYTQVKLPSTEVRKIKDSAWASIGEVSNDENRLQNFGKAGRSRWKGIRPTVRGTAMNPVDHPYGGGEGRQGRGTRRAKSIYGKPTGKGQKSRRAKKYSNTMIVSRRKVGKNR, from the coding sequence ATGAAAAGTTATAAACCCACATCACCATCACGCCGACAAATGAGCCATGTCTCTTATCGTGGAGTTTTTAACGCGACCGAGCCGGAGAAATCACTGACCAAAGGATTCAAGCGTTCAGTCGGGCGAAACAATCAGGGACGCATCACTACTCGTCACAAGGGTGCCGGTCACAAGCGTCTTTTCCGAGAAATTGATTTTCGATTTGATAAAAAGGACATTCCGGCCAAGATTTCTACCATTGAATACGATCCAAACCGCTCCGGCTTCATCTCTCTTTTAATTTATGCCGATGGCGAGAAACGATACACCTTGCTGCCGAAATCTTTGAAAGTGGGTGATAGTATTCTCGTTTCCGAAAAAGCCGAATTAAAATCAGGAAATCGTCTGCCACTTCGAAATATTCCAGTCGGTACTTTTATTTACAACGTGGAAGTAAAACCGGGCTCTGGTGGAGTCCTTTCCCGTGCTGCTGGCAACTATGCTGAAGTGGTGGCGCAGGACGAAGGATATACTCAAGTGAAGTTGCCTTCCACTGAAGTGCGAAAAATCAAAGACAGCGCTTGGGCTTCCATCGGCGAAGTTTCAAATGATGAAAACCGTCTGCAGAATTTCGGTAAGGCCGGACGTTCTCGCTGGAAGGGCATTCGTCCAACTGTCCGAGGTACGGCTATGAACCCAGTGGATCATCCATACGGAGGAGGAGAAGGCCGCCAAGGCCGTGGAACTCGCCGCGCTAAAAGTATTTATGGTAAGCCAACAGGCAAAGGCCAGAAATCTCGCCGCGCTAAGAAATACTCCAATACCATGATTGTTTCTCGAAGGAAGGTAGGGAAGAATAGATAA
- the rpmC gene encoding 50S ribosomal protein L29 translates to MKKTTYKGKDERELAKTLKEKREALKNFHFNLSGSKVRNVKEGRGLRKDIARILTELNQPKVSAK, encoded by the coding sequence ATGAAAAAAACAACTTACAAAGGAAAAGACGAAAGAGAATTGGCGAAAACTCTCAAAGAAAAACGAGAAGCGCTAAAGAATTTTCATTTTAATCTTTCCGGAAGCAAGGTTCGAAATGTCAAAGAAGGCAGGGGACTCCGAAAAGATATTGCCCGCATTCTGACTGAACTTAATCAACCAAAAGTATCGGCAAAATAA
- the rplV gene encoding 50S ribosomal protein L22 translates to MRAALKTYRQSPRKVRLVADLIRGKKATDALVTLQFANKKAAQELSKLLKSAIANAKTQNLSETDLFVKEIQVNKGVTLKRIMPRARGSASAINKRTSHITISLGTKETK, encoded by the coding sequence ATGCGCGCCGCTCTTAAAACTTATCGACAGTCCCCTCGCAAGGTCCGCTTAGTAGCTGATCTCATTCGCGGCAAGAAGGCCACTGACGCTTTAGTTACTTTACAGTTTGCCAACAAGAAGGCCGCCCAAGAATTGAGTAAACTCCTGAAGAGCGCCATCGCTAACGCCAAAACCCAAAACCTTAGCGAGACCGATTTGTTTGTGAAAGAAATTCAAGTCAATAAAGGAGTAACTTTGAAGAGAATTATGCCCCGAGCCCGAGGATCGGCGTCAGCCATTAATAAACGCACCAGTCACATCACCATTTCCCTCGGCACTAAAGAAACAAAATAA
- the rplD gene encoding 50S ribosomal protein L4 — MEAKIYNQKGKESGNITLPENVFGLPWNADLVHQVVTSIQNNQRNAWAHTKDRGDVSGGGKKPWQQKGTGRARHGSTRSPIWVGGGVAHGPRNDKNYKKKINKKMKAKALYTVISKKLKDGEVIFLENLNFATPKTRDAKGLLTSLKVNRSAYIAIPGKDENVKKSFNNFSNLMVEEVRNLNALDILNHKFLVITNPTESVKFIEGKMAAKKKE, encoded by the coding sequence ATGGAAGCTAAAATCTACAACCAAAAAGGCAAGGAGTCTGGCAACATTACGCTGCCGGAAAACGTTTTCGGATTGCCTTGGAATGCCGATCTGGTTCACCAGGTTGTTACTTCCATTCAAAATAATCAGCGAAACGCCTGGGCTCACACCAAAGATCGCGGCGACGTCTCCGGTGGAGGCAAGAAGCCATGGCAGCAGAAAGGCACTGGCCGAGCCCGACACGGTTCTACTCGCTCACCGATCTGGGTTGGTGGAGGTGTCGCTCACGGACCACGCAACGACAAGAACTACAAGAAAAAGATTAATAAGAAGATGAAAGCCAAGGCTCTTTACACCGTGATTTCCAAGAAGTTAAAGGACGGCGAAGTTATTTTCTTAGAAAATTTAAATTTTGCCACTCCAAAAACTCGTGACGCCAAAGGACTTTTGACTTCTCTTAAGGTTAATCGCTCCGCTTACATCGCCATTCCAGGCAAAGATGAAAATGTAAAGAAAAGTTTTAACAACTTCAGCAATTTGATGGTGGAAGAAGTGCGAAATTTAAATGCTTTGGATATTCTCAATCACAAATTCTTAGTAATCACCAATCCGACCGAATCGGTAAAATTTATTGAAGGCAAGATGGCGGCTAAGAAGAAAGAATAA